The Gemmatimonadaceae bacterium genome has a window encoding:
- a CDS encoding Rrf2 family transcriptional regulator codes for MHLTRFTDNALRCLTYLALHPGETETVGTIARRMALSEDHLVKVVQRLAHLGYVETMRGRGGGVRLIVEPAKINIGAVVRQTEENFRLVECFDPAQNTCPIAPSCGMAPALDEALKAFLDVLDRYTLADFTKAQRKLLKLLIA; via the coding sequence ATGCACCTGACCCGGTTCACTGATAACGCCCTGCGCTGCCTCACCTATCTCGCCCTGCATCCGGGCGAGACGGAGACGGTCGGCACCATCGCGCGGCGCATGGCGCTGTCCGAGGACCACCTCGTGAAGGTCGTCCAGCGGCTCGCCCACCTGGGCTACGTGGAGACGATGCGCGGGCGCGGGGGCGGCGTTCGCCTCATCGTCGAACCGGCCAAGATCAATATCGGGGCGGTCGTGCGGCAGACCGAGGAGAACTTCCGGCTCGTCGAGTGCTTCGATCCGGCGCAGAACACCTGTCCCATCGCGCCGTCGTGCGGGATGGCCCCGGCGCTCGATGAGGCGCTCAAGGCCTTTCTCGACGTGCTCGACCGCTACACGCTCGCCGACTTCACGAAGGCACAGCGCAAGCTGCTCAAGCTCCTGATCGCGTAG
- the nosZ gene encoding Sec-dependent nitrous-oxide reductase: MATFPKFRTLAGAGVIASAALLAFACAKRPSSGGLISADAAKAVYVAPGQYDEFYAFMSGGFNGQIGVYGLPSGRRLKTIPVFSQYPENGYGYSEETKPMLNTSYGFVPWDDTHHPALSQTNGEDDGRWLFINANNTPRIARIDLTRFETEEILEIPNAGGNHGSPYITQNSEYVMSATRFSVPVPNSDVPISDFKKRFKGQISFIRADQPGKMAIAFQMIVPGFNYDLARAGKGPSNGWVFFSMYNTEQANSLLEVNASQNDKDFVAAVNWKAIEGCAKAGKTKNVAASYVHNFTDEFTRVAKSETVTSVPQFEAKDCPGAIYFLPTPKSPHGADVDPTGEYIVAGGKLASVIPVHSFSKMIKAIEAKAFEGNIDGIPVLKYDATLAGEVKNPGLGPLHTEFDGKGYAYTSFFISSEVVKWKLGTWEVVDRVPTYYSVGHLMIPGGGTMKPNAKYMVAMDKITKDRYLPTGPELTQSAQLYDISGDKMKLLLDFPTEGEPHYAQAIEAKKIKDKQIKFFKLADSKAPHVSRSEKETGISREGKKVHVRMTAIRSHFSPDNIEGVQVGDTVLFHVTNLEQDWDVPHGFAVMGATNGELLIMPGETRTLQWTPKKPGVYPMYCTDFCSALHQEMQGYVRVSPAGSSVALSGVTSRGPQSLPKAEAGPKQQQ, translated from the coding sequence ATGGCAACGTTCCCGAAGTTCCGCACTCTCGCCGGCGCTGGCGTGATCGCGTCGGCGGCCCTGCTCGCCTTTGCCTGCGCCAAGCGGCCGTCCAGCGGCGGCCTCATCAGCGCGGACGCCGCCAAGGCGGTGTACGTGGCGCCGGGGCAGTATGACGAGTTCTACGCCTTCATGTCCGGCGGTTTCAACGGGCAGATCGGCGTCTACGGGCTCCCGTCCGGCCGGCGCCTCAAGACGATCCCCGTCTTCTCGCAGTACCCCGAGAACGGCTACGGCTACAGCGAAGAGACCAAGCCGATGCTCAACACGAGCTACGGCTTCGTGCCCTGGGACGACACGCACCACCCGGCGCTGTCGCAGACCAACGGCGAAGACGACGGACGCTGGCTCTTCATCAACGCCAACAACACCCCGCGCATCGCGCGCATCGACCTCACCCGCTTCGAGACCGAGGAGATCCTCGAGATCCCGAATGCCGGCGGCAACCACGGCTCGCCGTACATCACGCAGAACAGCGAGTATGTGATGTCGGCCACGCGCTTCAGCGTGCCGGTGCCGAACAGCGACGTCCCGATCAGCGACTTCAAGAAGCGCTTCAAGGGGCAGATCTCGTTCATCCGCGCCGACCAGCCGGGGAAGATGGCGATCGCGTTCCAGATGATCGTGCCGGGCTTCAACTATGACCTGGCGCGCGCCGGAAAGGGGCCGAGCAACGGCTGGGTCTTCTTCTCGATGTACAACACCGAGCAGGCCAACTCGCTGCTCGAGGTGAACGCCTCGCAGAACGACAAGGACTTCGTCGCCGCCGTCAACTGGAAGGCGATCGAGGGCTGCGCGAAGGCGGGCAAGACGAAGAACGTCGCCGCCAGCTACGTGCACAACTTCACCGACGAGTTCACGCGCGTGGCGAAGTCCGAGACCGTCACTTCGGTGCCGCAGTTCGAGGCCAAGGACTGCCCGGGCGCGATCTACTTCCTCCCGACGCCCAAGTCGCCGCACGGCGCCGACGTGGACCCGACGGGCGAGTACATCGTCGCCGGCGGCAAGCTGGCCTCCGTCATCCCGGTGCACTCGTTCTCCAAGATGATCAAGGCCATCGAGGCCAAGGCCTTCGAAGGCAACATTGATGGCATCCCGGTGCTGAAGTACGACGCGACGCTTGCCGGCGAGGTCAAGAACCCCGGCCTCGGCCCCCTGCACACCGAGTTCGACGGCAAGGGCTACGCGTACACCTCGTTCTTCATCTCGTCGGAAGTCGTGAAGTGGAAGCTCGGCACGTGGGAAGTCGTGGACCGCGTCCCGACGTACTACTCGGTGGGCCACCTGATGATTCCGGGCGGCGGCACGATGAAGCCGAACGCCAAGTACATGGTGGCGATGGACAAGATCACCAAGGACCGCTACCTGCCCACGGGTCCCGAGCTCACGCAGAGCGCGCAGCTCTATGACATCTCGGGCGACAAGATGAAGCTCCTGCTCGACTTCCCCACTGAGGGCGAGCCGCACTACGCCCAGGCCATCGAGGCGAAGAAGATCAAGGACAAGCAGATCAAGTTCTTCAAGCTGGCCGACAGCAAGGCGCCGCACGTCTCGCGCTCGGAGAAGGAGACGGGGATCAGCCGCGAAGGGAAGAAGGTGCACGTGCGCATGACCGCCATCCGCTCGCACTTCTCGCCGGACAACATCGAAGGGGTCCAGGTGGGTGACACGGTGCTGTTCCACGTCACCAACCTCGAGCAGGACTGGGACGTCCCGCATGGCTTCGCCGTGATGGGCGCCACCAACGGCGAGCTGCTCATCATGCCGGGTGAGACCCGCACGCTGCAGTGGACCCCGAAGAAGCCCGGCGTCTACCCGATGTATTGCACCGACTTCTGCTCGGCGCTGCACCAGGAAATGCAGGGGTACGTCCGCGTCTCGCCGGCCGGCAGTTCGGTGGCGCTGAGCGGTGTCACCTCCAGAGGTCCGCAGTCCCTGCCCAAGGCCGAGGCCGGCCCGAAGCAGCAGCAGTAG
- a CDS encoding nitrous oxide reductase accessory protein NosL codes for MRRLVPPCRPALLALALLLGACRGREPEPVVLNEDQCGYCRMTISDARFGGEAVLPTGRVLKFDAAECLLSWARATPADQRGDIYIIDLQHPGSFVPVTAAGFLQGGMLQGPMGGSVVGFASAAKAEEQRTMLGGRVTTWAELLADTASMGQH; via the coding sequence ATGCGCCGACTCGTCCCCCCGTGTCGTCCCGCCCTCCTCGCGCTGGCGCTGCTCCTTGGCGCCTGCCGTGGACGCGAACCTGAACCCGTGGTTCTCAACGAGGACCAGTGCGGCTACTGCCGCATGACCATCTCCGACGCGCGTTTTGGCGGCGAAGCGGTGCTTCCCACCGGGCGCGTGCTCAAGTTCGACGCCGCCGAGTGCCTGCTGTCGTGGGCGCGCGCCACGCCCGCCGACCAGCGGGGCGACATCTACATCATCGACCTGCAGCACCCGGGAAGCTTCGTCCCGGTGACCGCCGCGGGCTTCCTGCAGGGTGGCATGCTGCAGGGTCCGATGGGTGGCTCCGTGGTCGGTTTTGCGAGCGCCGCGAAGGCCGAGGAGCAGCGCACGATGCTCGGCGGCCGCGTGACGACGTGGGCCGAGCTGCTCGCCGACACGGCGAGCATGGGGCAGCACTAA
- a CDS encoding nitrous oxide reductase family maturation protein NosD translates to MRRLLLTALLTVGLVRVAHATDLTVGKGGQFATITAALAAAQPGDRVLVRAGTYREPTLVVRTPRLLVEGQGWPVLDGQGAREVLVIAADDVTVRGLVAMNTGISNLEDRAGIRARNVRNCVIEGNRLRKNLWGIYLQRSVDCIVRDNDLEAEGTRQTESGNGIHLWYSPGARVERNTVRGHRDGIYFEFSAHGITRDNVSEHSQRYGLHFMFSDSCAYERNTFRDNMSGVAVMYSRGVRIADNRFERSWGSAAYGLLLKDIMGGEISGNTFDRNSTGLFVEGSSRLMVKGNVFTQNGWAAKVLADADENTFTANRFSGNAFDVTTNSRSANSTFDGNWWDEYAGYDLDRDGVGDTAFHPVRLFALVVEQHPAALLLLRSPLVSILDAAERVLPVLTPEALVDRRPLMRPPQ, encoded by the coding sequence ATGCGTCGTCTGCTGCTCACGGCGTTGCTCACCGTCGGCCTGGTTCGCGTGGCGCACGCGACCGACCTCACCGTCGGCAAGGGCGGACAGTTCGCGACCATCACCGCCGCGCTGGCTGCGGCGCAGCCGGGTGATCGCGTGCTGGTCCGGGCCGGCACGTATCGTGAGCCGACCCTCGTCGTGCGCACGCCGCGCCTGCTCGTCGAAGGGCAGGGATGGCCGGTGCTCGATGGCCAGGGGGCGCGCGAGGTGCTCGTCATCGCGGCCGACGACGTCACGGTGCGCGGCCTCGTGGCGATGAACACCGGGATCTCGAACCTCGAGGACCGGGCGGGGATTCGCGCGCGCAACGTGCGCAACTGCGTCATCGAGGGGAACCGCCTGCGCAAGAACCTGTGGGGGATCTACCTGCAGCGTTCGGTGGACTGCATCGTGCGCGACAACGACCTCGAGGCCGAGGGGACGCGGCAGACGGAAAGCGGCAACGGCATCCACCTGTGGTACTCGCCCGGCGCGCGCGTCGAGCGCAACACGGTACGCGGGCACCGCGACGGCATCTACTTCGAATTTTCCGCGCACGGCATCACGCGCGACAACGTGAGCGAGCACAGCCAGCGCTATGGCCTGCACTTCATGTTCAGCGACTCGTGCGCGTACGAGCGCAACACGTTCCGCGACAACATGTCGGGCGTGGCGGTGATGTACAGCCGCGGCGTGCGCATCGCCGACAACCGGTTCGAGCGGTCGTGGGGGAGCGCCGCCTACGGCCTGCTGCTCAAGGACATCATGGGCGGCGAGATCTCGGGCAACACCTTCGACCGGAACTCCACCGGGCTGTTCGTCGAGGGCTCGTCCCGCCTGATGGTGAAGGGCAACGTGTTCACGCAGAACGGCTGGGCGGCCAAGGTGCTGGCCGACGCCGACGAGAACACGTTCACCGCGAACCGCTTCTCGGGGAACGCGTTCGACGTCACCACCAACTCGCGCAGCGCCAACTCGACCTTCGACGGCAACTGGTGGGACGAGTACGCCGGCTACGACCTCGATCGCGATGGCGTGGGCGACACGGCCTTTCACCCGGTGCGCCTGTTCGCCCTCGTCGTCGAGCAGCATCCGGCGGCGCTCCTGCTCCTGCGCAGCCCCCTGGTTTCGATTCTCGATGCGGCCGAGCGCGTCCTGCCGGTGCTGACGCCGGAGGCGCTCGTCGACCGCCGTCCCCTCATGCGTCCCCCCCAATGA
- a CDS encoding ABC transporter ATP-binding protein: MIILDTIRKRYGTLDVLQDVSMTVRPGAVTALVGPNGSGKTTLIKIVLGLTRADHGALQVAGQPADEAGSYRRAIGYMPQAAHFPVNLRVGDVLDLVSQLRPGEATDDDLARAYDMDGIRGKFVGTLSGGTKQKVNAVIAFMFKPSLLILDEPTAGLDPLSANVLKEKIRAVRREGRSVLITSHIMTELESLADDVAFLCDGRLRFSGSVAALLERTGERSLEDAIAGLMRVQRAAPRASTASEDSRGLAPWLAPQPKGAV, encoded by the coding sequence ATGATCATCCTCGACACCATTCGCAAGCGTTACGGCACGCTCGACGTCCTGCAGGACGTCTCCATGACCGTGCGGCCCGGCGCCGTGACGGCGCTGGTGGGGCCCAACGGCTCCGGCAAGACGACGCTCATCAAGATCGTGCTCGGCCTCACGCGCGCCGACCACGGCGCGCTGCAGGTGGCTGGCCAGCCGGCCGACGAGGCGGGTTCGTACCGCCGCGCCATCGGCTACATGCCGCAGGCGGCGCACTTCCCCGTCAACCTGCGGGTCGGCGACGTGCTCGATCTCGTGTCGCAGCTGCGACCGGGCGAGGCCACCGACGACGACCTCGCGCGGGCCTACGACATGGACGGGATCCGCGGCAAGTTCGTGGGGACGCTGTCGGGCGGCACCAAGCAGAAGGTGAACGCGGTGATCGCGTTCATGTTCAAGCCGTCGCTGCTCATCCTCGACGAGCCGACGGCGGGGCTCGATCCGCTCTCGGCGAACGTGCTCAAGGAGAAGATCCGCGCGGTGCGCCGCGAGGGGCGCTCGGTGCTCATCACGTCGCACATCATGACTGAGCTCGAGTCGCTGGCCGACGACGTGGCCTTCCTGTGCGACGGACGCCTGCGCTTCTCGGGGTCGGTGGCCGCGCTGCTGGAACGCACCGGCGAGCGGTCGCTGGAGGATGCCATTGCGGGGCTGATGCGCGTGCAGCGCGCCGCGCCGCGGGCGAGCACCGCGTCGGAGGATTCGCGCGGGCTGGCGCCGTGGCTGGCGCCGCAGCCGAAGGGGGCCGTATGA
- a CDS encoding ABC transporter permease subunit, producing MAGAAAEGGRMNVVSLVLHAGLRDLSRNRWIVAYTLGFLAIAEGLFWFGGTGPQVLLSMLNLVLLVLPLVALVFGTIHVYASREFVELLLAQPVPRRELFTGLYLGLALPLAGAFVVGAGVPFAIHASGGASIGGVVALLGAGVGLSFAFAAIATWIALHTDDRLKGVGLALGAWLAATVIYDGLVLGAAAAFGNYPLERPLLALMLANPVDVARVLVITQLDVSALMGYTGALFQHTFGTSLGIGVAAAALLGWWLVPLGFAGRRFLRRDF from the coding sequence GTGGCTGGCGCCGCAGCCGAAGGGGGCCGTATGAACGTCGTGTCGCTCGTCCTGCACGCCGGACTGCGCGATCTGTCGCGCAACCGCTGGATCGTCGCGTACACGCTCGGCTTCCTCGCGATCGCCGAAGGGCTCTTCTGGTTCGGCGGCACCGGACCGCAGGTTCTGCTCAGCATGCTGAACCTCGTCCTGCTCGTGCTCCCGCTGGTGGCGCTCGTCTTCGGCACCATCCACGTCTACGCGTCACGCGAGTTCGTGGAACTCCTGCTCGCGCAGCCCGTGCCGCGCCGCGAGCTGTTCACCGGACTGTATCTTGGCCTGGCGCTCCCGCTCGCCGGCGCGTTCGTGGTGGGAGCGGGCGTGCCCTTCGCGATTCACGCCTCGGGCGGTGCGTCGATCGGCGGCGTGGTGGCGCTGCTCGGCGCCGGTGTGGGGCTTTCGTTCGCGTTTGCCGCCATCGCCACCTGGATCGCGCTGCACACTGACGACCGGCTGAAGGGCGTCGGGCTTGCCTTGGGCGCCTGGCTGGCCGCGACCGTCATCTACGACGGCCTCGTGCTGGGCGCGGCTGCCGCCTTCGGCAACTATCCGCTCGAGCGTCCGTTGCTCGCGCTGATGCTCGCCAATCCCGTGGACGTCGCGCGCGTGCTGGTGATCACGCAGCTCGACGTCTCCGCCCTGATGGGGTACACCGGGGCGCTGTTCCAGCACACGTTTGGCACTTCTCTCGGCATCGGCGTCGCCGCCGCTGCGCTGCTTGGCTGGTGGCTTGTGCCGCTCGGATTCGCCGGGCGCCGCTTCCTCCGCCGCGATTTCTAA
- a CDS encoding c-type cytochrome, whose translation MRHMVRSSLVALTLVAAACGGAAESSADTAAAAPAASVDPATLDPKSITPQELALGDSLFHGLIGATSCQACHGPDAKGGTVAPNLTDSTWLHSDGSFGAIYHQIETGVPQPKQYLGVMPPFGGAPLTPEKHRAVAAYVYSLSHKVGQ comes from the coding sequence ATGCGTCACATGGTCCGCAGTTCGTTGGTTGCCCTCACACTCGTTGCCGCGGCCTGCGGTGGCGCCGCCGAATCCTCCGCCGACACGGCCGCCGCCGCCCCGGCGGCCAGCGTTGATCCGGCCACGCTGGACCCCAAATCGATCACGCCGCAGGAACTCGCGCTCGGCGACAGCCTGTTTCACGGGCTGATCGGGGCGACGTCCTGCCAGGCCTGCCACGGCCCCGATGCCAAGGGCGGCACGGTCGCGCCGAACCTCACCGACTCCACCTGGCTGCACAGCGACGGAAGCTTTGGTGCCATCTATCACCAGATCGAGACGGGCGTGCCGCAGCCCAAGCAGTACCTCGGCGTGATGCCGCCGTTCGGCGGCGCGCCGCTTACGCCCGAGAAGCACCGCGCCGTGGCCGCGTACGTGTACAGCTTGAGCCACAAGGTCGGTCAGTAA
- a CDS encoding glycosyltransferase family 9 protein: MRPPIAAPLQRVCIVMMSAVGDAVHVLPVISALKRQYPGVHITWVLQPGPAALVRGHPLVDEIILFDRTKGVAGFVEVRHQLRARQFDVVLNLQVYFKAGIITAFTQAPVKLGFDFARARDFNWLFTSDRVHARPMQHVQDQYFEFTEWLGIPHEPVTWGLGPFNDAERTWQREFMARFDRPIAPIVVATSKAQKDWLPERWAQVCDALAGDFGLQPVLVGGRSPRELRAEHVILEQARSKPVSALGQGGLRGLVGIFDAAALVLSPDTGPLHISVALDRPVVSLIGYSNPKRVGPYRKFRDLMIDAYGDPGEDYPISMENRRDRMARITVTDVLERVQRWKDGYANAGS, translated from the coding sequence ATGAGACCGCCGATCGCCGCGCCGCTCCAGCGGGTCTGCATCGTGATGATGAGCGCGGTGGGCGATGCGGTGCACGTCCTGCCGGTCATCAGCGCGCTCAAGCGCCAGTATCCTGGCGTCCACATCACGTGGGTGCTGCAGCCGGGGCCCGCCGCGCTGGTCCGTGGACATCCGCTCGTCGACGAGATCATCCTGTTCGATCGCACCAAGGGCGTCGCCGGTTTCGTGGAAGTGCGCCACCAGTTGCGCGCACGCCAGTTCGACGTGGTGCTGAACCTCCAGGTCTACTTCAAGGCGGGCATCATCACCGCCTTCACGCAGGCCCCCGTCAAGCTGGGCTTCGATTTTGCGCGCGCCCGCGACTTCAACTGGCTCTTCACCAGCGACCGCGTGCATGCGCGGCCCATGCAGCACGTGCAGGACCAGTATTTCGAGTTCACGGAATGGCTGGGCATTCCGCACGAGCCGGTGACCTGGGGACTTGGCCCGTTCAACGACGCCGAGCGCACGTGGCAGCGCGAGTTCATGGCGCGCTTCGACCGGCCCATCGCGCCCATTGTGGTCGCCACGAGCAAGGCGCAGAAGGACTGGCTCCCCGAGCGCTGGGCGCAGGTGTGCGATGCACTCGCCGGCGATTTCGGCTTGCAGCCGGTGCTGGTGGGCGGGCGCTCGCCGCGCGAGCTGCGGGCGGAGCACGTGATCCTCGAGCAGGCGCGCAGCAAGCCCGTGAGCGCCCTCGGACAGGGGGGCCTGCGCGGACTCGTGGGCATCTTTGACGCGGCGGCGCTCGTCCTGTCGCCCGACACCGGGCCGCTGCACATCAGCGTGGCGCTCGACCGGCCCGTGGTCTCGCTCATCGGCTACTCGAACCCGAAGCGCGTCGGACCCTACCGGAAGTTCCGTGACCTGATGATCGACGCCTACGGCGATCCCGGCGAAGACTATCCGATCTCGATGGAGAACCGGCGTGACCGGATGGCGCGCATCACGGTGACCGACGTCCTCGAACGCGTGCAGCGCTGGAAGGACGGATACGCGAACGCTGGTAGCTGA
- a CDS encoding lipopolysaccharide kinase InaA family protein, whose product MSGDTLPAGYVRSAHDGIELVSRAWAADALAFALVAHGTLYRWAEAQSGREALRGRGVAWAATLPAGTDADLRTPVVVRHSRHGGVLASLTGDLFPRPTRAPNELVASARLTAAGVPTPEVIAYVVHPVAGLLARSDVMTRRLPPGRDFPAAWLAHSSVTERATIIDAVAALLRALSRAGAHHPDLNCKNIYVAGDGGAVTAYVLDVDRVRFTEDAQAAASNFARLARSVRKWDAEQSLGVGDDALVRLAALAWVDA is encoded by the coding sequence GTGAGCGGCGATACGCTCCCCGCGGGCTACGTCCGCAGCGCACACGACGGGATAGAGCTGGTCTCGCGCGCGTGGGCCGCGGACGCCCTGGCCTTCGCGCTCGTGGCGCACGGCACGCTCTACCGCTGGGCCGAGGCGCAGTCGGGGCGCGAGGCCCTGCGCGGGCGCGGCGTCGCCTGGGCCGCTACGCTCCCGGCGGGCACCGATGCCGACCTGCGCACACCGGTCGTGGTGCGTCACTCCCGGCACGGCGGCGTGCTGGCGTCGCTCACGGGCGACCTATTTCCGCGCCCGACACGCGCCCCGAACGAGTTGGTCGCGTCCGCGCGCCTGACCGCGGCGGGCGTGCCAACCCCCGAAGTCATCGCGTACGTCGTGCATCCCGTCGCCGGCCTGCTGGCGCGCAGCGACGTGATGACCCGGCGCCTCCCGCCGGGCCGCGATTTTCCCGCGGCGTGGCTGGCGCATTCGTCCGTGACCGAGCGAGCGACCATCATCGACGCAGTGGCCGCGCTGCTGCGCGCCCTCTCCCGGGCCGGGGCGCATCACCCCGACCTCAACTGCAAGAACATCTACGTCGCCGGCGACGGCGGTGCGGTGACGGCCTATGTGCTCGACGTGGACCGCGTGCGGTTCACGGAGGACGCGCAGGCGGCCGCGAGCAACTTTGCGCGCCTCGCGCGATCCGTCCGCAAGTGGGACGCCGAGCAGTCGCTCGGCGTCGGTGACGATGCGCTGGTGCGGCTCGCCGCGCTCGCCTGGGTGGATGCATGA
- a CDS encoding adenylate/guanylate cyclase domain-containing protein, with product MKYRLIGTESAYHFELAPTGTLICGRAVTSDLAIIDPTVSRHHADLEVGEGGVTVRDVGSSNGTFLNGVKIDQALVTAGDQVTFGKVTFRLEAVAETPAPPPPPATPQIPGGTIVRQVPPRAPSAGLDESAKLHAAMAAAEPAEKDRQKLAILLEVSKGLTKVADTDALLAKVADYVFQILEADRCAILLHEGDHMVQKVARDKRSATVAYQVPQSIVSIVVGDKVAVLSDNAGEDTRFGGQSILMQQVRSTICAPLVSSEDQVLGVLYVDNFSLAKRFGENDLDFLIAFAGIVAVALENASFAERIRREALTRSNFERFFTPQLAARIANAGEAIRLGGEKRRVTVLFSDIRGFTALSETMNPDVMAKHLTEYFTEMVDCVFRHGGTLDKFIGDAVMAQWGAPIAEPDDADRAMAAALDMMQELDVLNARWRAEGRPELKIGIGINCGDAFAGNIGSERRLEYTVIGDTVNTASRLCSKAAGGEIIISDDYRRELTKLPALEELEPLVLKNKSQPVPAFRVRR from the coding sequence ATGAAGTATCGGCTTATCGGCACCGAGAGCGCCTACCATTTTGAGCTCGCCCCCACCGGGACGCTCATTTGCGGGCGCGCGGTCACGAGCGACCTCGCCATCATCGACCCCACGGTGTCGCGTCACCACGCGGATCTCGAGGTCGGCGAGGGCGGCGTCACGGTGCGCGATGTCGGGTCGAGCAACGGCACGTTCCTGAACGGGGTCAAGATCGACCAGGCCCTCGTGACCGCGGGCGACCAGGTGACGTTCGGCAAGGTGACCTTCCGCCTTGAGGCCGTGGCCGAGACGCCCGCACCGCCGCCCCCGCCCGCCACGCCGCAGATCCCGGGCGGCACGATCGTGCGCCAGGTGCCGCCGCGTGCGCCCTCCGCAGGGCTCGACGAGAGCGCCAAGCTGCACGCCGCGATGGCCGCGGCGGAACCGGCCGAGAAGGACCGGCAGAAGCTCGCCATCCTGCTCGAAGTGTCAAAGGGGCTGACCAAGGTCGCCGACACCGACGCCCTCCTCGCCAAGGTCGCCGACTACGTCTTCCAGATCCTCGAGGCGGACCGCTGCGCGATCCTGCTGCACGAAGGCGACCACATGGTGCAGAAGGTGGCGCGCGACAAGCGCAGCGCGACCGTCGCGTACCAGGTGCCGCAGTCCATCGTCAGCATCGTGGTCGGGGACAAGGTGGCAGTGCTGTCGGACAACGCGGGGGAGGACACCCGCTTCGGCGGCCAGTCCATCCTCATGCAGCAGGTGCGCAGCACCATCTGCGCCCCGCTCGTCAGCAGCGAGGACCAGGTGCTCGGCGTGCTCTACGTCGACAACTTCAGTCTCGCGAAGCGCTTTGGCGAGAACGACCTCGACTTCCTGATCGCGTTCGCCGGCATCGTGGCGGTCGCGCTCGAGAACGCGAGCTTCGCCGAGCGCATCCGGCGCGAGGCGCTGACGCGCAGCAACTTCGAGCGGTTCTTCACGCCGCAGCTGGCGGCGCGCATCGCCAACGCCGGCGAGGCCATCCGCCTCGGCGGCGAGAAGCGCCGGGTCACCGTGCTGTTCAGCGACATCCGCGGCTTCACGGCACTCTCCGAGACGATGAACCCGGACGTGATGGCCAAGCACCTCACGGAGTACTTCACCGAGATGGTGGACTGCGTGTTCCGCCACGGCGGCACGCTGGACAAGTTCATCGGCGACGCCGTGATGGCGCAGTGGGGCGCGCCGATCGCCGAGCCGGACGATGCCGACCGGGCGATGGCGGCCGCGCTCGACATGATGCAGGAGCTGGACGTCCTCAACGCGCGCTGGCGCGCGGAAGGACGCCCCGAACTGAAGATCGGCATCGGCATCAACTGCGGCGACGCGTTCGCCGGCAACATCGGATCGGAACGCCGCCTCGAGTACACGGTCATCGGCGACACCGTCAACACGGCGAGCCGGCTCTGCTCCAAGGCCGCCGGCGGCGAGATCATCATCTCCGACGATTATCGGAGAGAGCTCACGAAGCTGCCGGCCCTCGAGGAGTTGGAGCCGCTGGTGCTCAAGAACAAGAGCCAGCCGGTGCCGGCGTTCCGCGTCCGGCGGTGA